The Clostridium chauvoei genome has a window encoding:
- a CDS encoding VanW family protein has translation MENNTENAKGKEWIVKNKKNIYISLAIISTIITISFIYIFSVNSNVKQWQSKIYPNIVVNGVDIGGLTKEEASLKLKQELSAPIMDKILKIRVGDKEVDLKYSEIEPVYDIDSIINEAINFGKMGSIFEQDNLIEDGAGHKIDAQIAYNEDKLKEFEEKVKTEVNVIPVDATISINNGNIAITKEVVGKKINEENLHNKLVENINGNPKDLVELNFELEDSLAKVKASDLEKITGKISGFTTGYTSTGDGRVTNMSIALKAVNGTVLMPGEEFSYNNIVGDTTPEKGYEKANTYVGNEIVPDYGGGICQVSTTLYRAAMNANLKSTERANHTLTVSYSDPGLDATVAYGVVDYKFVNSYDFPVYIEGYIGGGTVGFNIYGNKEALSGKTYQLVNEVHEKYNPEVEYIDNPALKEGEQKVKINGMPGYKASSYQITYENGVEVSREWISTDVYRTTNTVIERGTKKQ, from the coding sequence GTGGAAAATAACACTGAAAATGCTAAAGGCAAGGAATGGATAGTAAAAAATAAAAAAAATATTTATATTTCATTAGCAATAATATCTACTATTATAACAATAAGTTTCATTTACATATTTTCTGTCAATAGCAATGTAAAACAATGGCAAAGTAAAATATACCCTAATATTGTTGTTAATGGGGTGGATATTGGTGGTTTAACTAAAGAAGAAGCAAGCTTAAAATTAAAACAAGAATTATCGGCTCCAATTATGGATAAAATATTAAAAATAAGAGTTGGGGATAAAGAAGTAGATTTAAAGTATTCCGAAATAGAACCAGTATATGATATTGATTCTATAATTAACGAAGCTATTAATTTTGGGAAAATGGGTAGTATCTTTGAACAAGATAATTTAATAGAAGATGGTGCAGGACATAAAATAGATGCACAAATAGCTTATAATGAAGACAAGTTAAAAGAATTCGAAGAAAAAGTAAAAACCGAAGTTAATGTTATACCAGTAGATGCAACTATTTCAATAAATAATGGGAATATAGCAATAACTAAAGAGGTTGTTGGTAAAAAAATAAATGAAGAAAATCTTCATAATAAGCTTGTAGAAAATATAAATGGTAATCCGAAGGATTTAGTAGAATTAAACTTTGAATTAGAAGATTCATTAGCAAAAGTCAAAGCATCAGATTTAGAAAAAATAACAGGAAAGATAAGTGGATTTACAACTGGATATACTAGTACTGGCGATGGAAGAGTCACTAATATGAGTATTGCGTTGAAAGCTGTTAATGGAACAGTTTTAATGCCAGGTGAAGAATTTAGCTATAATAATATAGTTGGAGATACAACACCAGAGAAAGGATATGAAAAGGCGAATACTTATGTCGGTAATGAGATAGTTCCTGATTATGGTGGAGGGATATGCCAAGTTTCAACAACTTTATATAGAGCAGCGATGAATGCTAATTTAAAATCAACAGAAAGAGCTAACCACACATTAACAGTTTCATATTCAGATCCAGGTTTAGATGCTACAGTAGCTTATGGAGTAGTAGATTATAAATTTGTTAATTCATATGATTTTCCAGTATATATAGAAGGATATATTGGTGGAGGAACTGTAGGATTTAATATTTACGGAAATAAAGAGGCTTTAAGTGGAAAGACATATCAACTAGTAAATGAAGTACACGAAAAATATAATCCAGAAGTTGAATATATTGATAATCCAGCTTTAAAAGAAGGAGAGCAAAAAGTAAAAATTAATGGTATGCCAGGCTATAAGGCAAGTTCTTACCAAATAACATATGAAAATGGAGTAGAAGTTTCTAGAGAATGGATATCTACAGATGTATATAGAACAACTAACACTGTAATTGAAAGAGGAACTAAAAAACAGTAA
- a CDS encoding tRNA (cytidine(34)-2'-O)-methyltransferase, with amino-acid sequence MNLNIVLYQPEIPQNTGNIARTCVLTNSRLHLIKPMSFTIDDKQVKRAGLDYWKDLDLEIHESYEDFIKKYGNERIFLATTHGGVHYDEASFKEGDFIMFGRESSGVPEDVHNVHNGIRVPMIKSSTRSLNISNTAAIIAYEALRQIGFPGMK; translated from the coding sequence TTGAATTTAAACATAGTATTATATCAACCTGAAATTCCTCAAAATACAGGTAATATTGCAAGGACATGTGTTTTAACAAACTCAAGACTACATTTAATAAAGCCAATGAGTTTCACTATAGATGATAAACAGGTCAAAAGAGCAGGTCTTGATTATTGGAAAGATTTGGACTTAGAGATACACGAGAGTTACGAAGATTTCATTAAGAAGTATGGAAACGAAAGAATATTTTTAGCTACAACACATGGTGGTGTACATTATGATGAAGCATCATTCAAAGAAGGAGACTTTATAATGTTTGGTAGAGAATCATCAGGTGTTCCAGAGGATGTACATAATGTACATAATGGAATAAGAGTACCTATGATTAAAAGTAGTACTAGAAGTTTAAATATATCTAATACAGCTGCAATTATAGCTTATGAGGCATTAAGACAAATTGGTTTTCCAGGAATGAAATAG
- a CDS encoding sensor histidine kinase produces the protein MIGKKNKEKLGFFKRIENLIIRLFYKIHDSKLGRLLRKYLDWILKKVEKSIRFELVVVFGICFLSAFMFYGFANNLLAREHTNTRLEYDYGSIQSNANNIINILSNQETYPIKGLSDNKLIEEILNHYKDTKAKIYLTDLDGKVIYKINGETQDKLDIYSIMDKSNNNLENGEEKTLIYPVKIGEDRAYLIYSKVPKPYITYDNYIVENSFLALVLSVLVFISIFIIVTNRKMKYIDEIAKGVKIISLGDLSYRIEERGKDEIKNLATDINIMANEIETRIENERKSEKTKSELITNVSHDLRTPLTSVMGYIGLVKDGKYESEEVMREYLDIAFNKSTQLKDLIEDLFEYTKLNNSGIQLNKSKVNIIEFLSQLIEEYIPVFEESNLEVKKRFVDDNSIVEIDASKMVRVFENLFSNAIKYSFKPGEVIVSVYENNDYVNIVIKNKGENIPKEKVERLFDRFYRVDESRNSNNKGTGLGLAISKNIVELHDGLIWAECVGNDVSFFVKLKCIK, from the coding sequence TTGATAGGTAAAAAAAACAAAGAAAAATTAGGATTCTTTAAAAGAATTGAAAATTTAATAATAAGACTATTTTATAAGATACATGATTCAAAATTAGGACGGTTACTTAGAAAATACTTAGATTGGATATTAAAGAAAGTTGAAAAAAGTATAAGATTTGAATTAGTTGTTGTATTCGGTATATGTTTCTTATCAGCCTTTATGTTTTATGGATTTGCTAATAACTTATTAGCAAGAGAACATACTAATACAAGGTTAGAATATGATTATGGATCAATACAATCTAATGCAAATAATATTATAAATATATTAAGCAATCAGGAAACCTATCCGATAAAAGGTTTAAGTGATAACAAGCTAATAGAAGAAATACTAAATCATTACAAGGATACTAAGGCAAAAATCTACTTAACTGATTTAGATGGTAAAGTTATTTATAAAATAAATGGTGAAACTCAAGATAAATTAGATATATATTCTATTATGGATAAAAGTAATAACAACTTAGAAAATGGAGAAGAGAAAACTTTAATATATCCAGTTAAGATAGGAGAAGATAGAGCATATCTTATATACTCTAAAGTACCAAAACCATATATTACTTATGATAATTATATAGTTGAAAATTCATTTTTAGCACTTGTTTTATCTGTATTAGTATTTATATCTATTTTTATAATAGTTACTAATAGAAAGATGAAATATATAGATGAAATAGCTAAAGGTGTTAAAATAATTTCATTAGGAGATCTTTCTTATAGAATTGAAGAGAGAGGGAAGGATGAAATAAAGAATTTAGCTACAGATATAAATATTATGGCTAATGAAATTGAAACAAGAATAGAAAATGAAAGAAAATCAGAAAAGACAAAATCTGAACTTATAACAAACGTATCACATGACTTAAGAACACCATTAACTTCAGTAATGGGGTATATTGGGTTAGTTAAGGATGGAAAATACGAGAGTGAAGAAGTTATGAGAGAATACTTAGATATTGCTTTTAACAAATCAACACAACTAAAAGATCTTATAGAAGATTTATTTGAGTATACAAAGCTTAATAATAGTGGTATACAACTTAATAAAAGCAAAGTAAATATAATAGAATTCTTATCACAACTTATAGAAGAATATATTCCTGTCTTTGAAGAGAGCAATTTAGAAGTGAAAAAGAGATTTGTGGATGATAATAGTATAGTAGAAATTGATGCAAGTAAGATGGTAAGAGTATTTGAAAATCTATTTTCTAATGCTATTAAATATTCTTTTAAACCAGGAGAAGTTATAGTATCTGTATATGAAAATAATGATTATGTAAATATTGTAATTAAAAATAAAGGGGAAAATATTCCTAAAGAAAAGGTAGAAAGATTATTTGATAGATTTTACAGAGTAGATGAATCTAGAAATTCTAATAATAAAGGAACTGGCTTAGGATTAGCAATATCTAAAAATATAGTAGAACTACATGATGGTTTAATTTGGGCAGAATGTGTGGGAAATGATGTTAGTTTCTTTGTTAAGCTTAAATGTATTAAATAA
- a CDS encoding DegV family protein, whose product MQKIKIVTDSCLDIPQEIIMENNIEVLPVLINFGEESYIDIEEINLKDMQERIERENILPTTAQIIPSRFEECFSRNLEEGYKVIAIIMSSNMSGTYQSACLAKNMIESDDIVVIDTQTITSGEGLLVLKACRLRDQGLSIEEIEKEILDTVPKVKSSLAFESLENLVKGGRISKTAAAIGTALGLRIILEVKDGIMSVKDKVRGGKKALKKIISDYEAGNPDPNEPVILLQNANPELSKALKEYLTDNNIKHIDATVGCAVGIHSGPKAGGLFFISK is encoded by the coding sequence ATGCAAAAAATAAAAATTGTTACAGATAGTTGTCTAGATATTCCACAAGAAATAATAATGGAAAATAATATAGAAGTTTTACCAGTATTAATTAATTTTGGTGAAGAAAGTTATATAGATATAGAAGAAATAAATTTAAAAGATATGCAAGAAAGAATAGAAAGAGAAAATATTCTTCCTACAACAGCACAAATAATTCCAAGTAGATTTGAAGAATGCTTCAGTAGAAATCTTGAAGAAGGATATAAAGTTATTGCTATTATAATGTCTTCAAATATGAGTGGAACTTATCAATCAGCATGTTTAGCTAAAAATATGATAGAATCAGATGACATAGTTGTTATTGATACTCAAACAATAACTTCTGGCGAAGGATTACTAGTATTGAAAGCATGTAGATTAAGAGATCAGGGGCTATCAATTGAAGAAATAGAAAAAGAAATTTTAGATACTGTACCTAAAGTTAAAAGTTCTCTTGCTTTTGAATCTTTAGAGAACCTTGTTAAAGGTGGAAGAATTTCAAAAACAGCAGCAGCTATAGGAACTGCTCTAGGTTTAAGAATTATTTTAGAAGTTAAAGATGGTATAATGTCTGTAAAAGATAAAGTTAGAGGTGGAAAGAAAGCTTTAAAGAAAATAATCTCAGATTATGAAGCAGGAAATCCAGATCCAAATGAACCAGTAATATTACTTCAAAATGCAAATCCAGAGCTTTCAAAGGCACTAAAGGAGTATTTAACTGATAATAATATTAAACATATTGATGCAACAGTAGGTTGTGCAGTTGGAATACATTCAGGTCCTAAAGCAGGGGGATTATTCTTTATAAGTAAATAA
- a CDS encoding glycoside hydrolase family 25 protein, with the protein MQNKNPNSLFGIDINEYTQGADFATLARTIDFLYLRSSGSGSGRFRVDKKFLEFAKSSREYGIPVGAYHFGVPSYDLVTADSQCDDFIGILQEGFGKKNYGDLFPVLDVEVPIDKTISTKALVDWIDRFRKRFERKTRRRLMLYTGLFFIDLYNNFTVPGGAQPLKNMPLWIAMYTKVPSNPVYPPDVGGWTKWRIWQYSEDQKVNGVKNPVDANWGPDNIDLLTQPKNVRNLRVEKIGDNIKIYWKKNTDVDLLGYNLFANGYWIGTVDKTDTNFEVSTRNLPFIPKGPITISIEAFDFDGDTSQDRTKVTV; encoded by the coding sequence ATGCAAAATAAAAATCCTAATAGCCTTTTTGGCATAGACATAAATGAGTACACTCAAGGAGCAGACTTTGCTACTTTGGCTAGAACAATAGATTTTTTATATTTAAGATCATCAGGTTCAGGCTCAGGGAGATTTAGAGTAGATAAAAAATTCTTGGAGTTTGCAAAATCTTCAAGAGAATATGGAATCCCAGTTGGAGCATATCATTTTGGAGTACCATCTTATGATTTAGTAACTGCAGACTCACAATGTGATGACTTTATAGGAATATTACAAGAGGGATTTGGAAAGAAAAACTATGGAGATTTATTTCCAGTATTAGATGTAGAAGTGCCTATAGATAAAACTATCAGTACAAAAGCTTTGGTAGATTGGATTGATAGATTTAGAAAAAGATTTGAAAGAAAGACTAGAAGAAGATTAATGCTATATACAGGTTTATTTTTTATAGACTTATATAATAACTTTACTGTTCCGGGTGGAGCACAACCTTTAAAAAATATGCCATTATGGATTGCTATGTATACTAAAGTTCCTAGTAATCCAGTTTATCCACCAGATGTTGGAGGATGGACTAAGTGGAGAATATGGCAATATAGTGAAGATCAAAAAGTAAATGGAGTAAAAAATCCTGTAGATGCAAATTGGGGTCCTGATAATATAGATCTTTTAACTCAACCTAAAAATGTAAGAAATTTAAGAGTAGAAAAGATTGGAGATAATATAAAGATATATTGGAAAAAGAATACTGATGTAGACTTATTAGGATATAATTTATTTGCTAATGGGTATTGGATAGGAACAGTAGATAAAACCGATACTAACTTTGAAGTAAGTACAAGAAACTTACCATTTATACCAAAAGGACCAATAACTATTAGCATAGAAGCTTTTGATTTTGATGGAGATACATCCCAAGATAGAACAAAAGTAACAGTTTAA
- the splB gene encoding spore photoproduct lyase — MFIPEKVVFDEKALNYTLGIELLNRFKKEKIEIQINKTGRVTGDTKESDTEKFFSGKRTLVVGVRGDSKFQTCKPSAHYQLPLVSGCMGMCEYCYLNTQLGKRPYTKIYVDIDEILNKAFNYAEERLPEITIFEGSATSDPIPVENYTHALKKAIEAFGSNDNTRFRFVSKFNEVHELLGIKHNGHTTIRFSINTNEIIKKYEHGTNLIDERLEAAKKIKEAGYKLGFIIAPVFIYKGWKEEYLELINKVKNMFDKEYIEFEVISHRFTERAKKNILSIYPSSTLPMSEEERKFKFGQFGYGKYIYKDEELKEIKGFFKETLSSNFGEKSIKYII, encoded by the coding sequence ATGTTTATACCAGAAAAAGTAGTTTTTGATGAGAAAGCTTTAAATTACACATTAGGAATTGAACTATTAAATAGATTCAAAAAAGAAAAGATTGAGATACAAATAAATAAAACAGGAAGAGTTACAGGAGATACTAAAGAAAGTGATACAGAAAAATTTTTTAGTGGTAAAAGAACATTAGTTGTTGGAGTAAGAGGAGATAGTAAATTTCAAACTTGTAAACCATCCGCACATTATCAGTTACCTTTAGTTAGTGGGTGCATGGGGATGTGTGAATATTGTTATTTAAATACTCAATTAGGTAAGAGACCGTATACAAAAATATATGTAGACATAGATGAAATTTTAAATAAAGCTTTTAACTATGCAGAGGAAAGATTGCCAGAAATAACTATATTTGAAGGTTCAGCAACATCAGATCCTATCCCAGTAGAAAATTATACACATGCACTTAAAAAAGCTATAGAAGCTTTTGGAAGTAACGATAACACCAGATTTAGATTTGTAAGTAAATTTAATGAAGTACATGAACTTTTAGGGATTAAACATAATGGACATACAACAATAAGGTTTAGTATTAATACAAATGAAATTATAAAGAAATATGAACATGGAACTAATTTAATTGATGAAAGGCTAGAGGCGGCTAAGAAAATAAAGGAAGCAGGATATAAGCTAGGTTTTATAATAGCTCCAGTTTTTATATACAAAGGATGGAAAGAGGAGTACTTAGAACTTATAAATAAAGTTAAAAATATGTTTGATAAAGAATATATAGAATTTGAGGTAATATCCCATAGATTTACTGAAAGAGCTAAGAAAAATATATTGTCAATATATCCAAGTAGCACATTACCTATGAGTGAAGAAGAAAGAAAATTTAAATTTGGTCAATTTGGATATGGTAAATACATATATAAAGATGAAGAACTTAAGGAAATAAAAGGATTTTTCAAAGAAACTCTTAGCAGTAACTTTGGAGAAAAAAGTATAAAATATATAATATAA
- a CDS encoding Cof-type HAD-IIB family hydrolase, whose protein sequence is MRYKMICIDMDGTLLGKGREISEENKRIIKEAYDEGAKIVVTTGRIYNNAAYFSNILGVESPVIAANGAIIREKHDDHIIYQNTIPKEECKELAKLLYKNKMHFHFYTIDSIYCSSNFVEFGTKLFMTKQIGYESLKINYYIAKNIDEWEEIFNNNSDKITKCIAFSLNKDKIKNFKKELDSIDEVVYFGAGAHSIEINHRGVSKGNAVKELAKYYGFNKDEIMCIGDNENDLSMIQYAGLGIAMGNAIEAVKKAADYITDTNKRHGVAKAIKKFVLKK, encoded by the coding sequence ATGAGATATAAAATGATTTGTATAGATATGGATGGAACTTTATTAGGTAAAGGAAGAGAAATATCTGAGGAAAACAAGAGAATTATAAAAGAAGCTTATGATGAAGGGGCTAAAATTGTTGTAACCACAGGGAGAATATATAATAATGCAGCATATTTTTCAAATATTCTAGGTGTGGAATCTCCAGTAATAGCAGCTAATGGAGCAATTATAAGAGAAAAGCATGATGATCATATAATATATCAAAATACAATCCCAAAAGAAGAATGTAAAGAACTTGCAAAATTACTATATAAAAACAAAATGCACTTTCATTTTTATACTATAGACAGTATTTACTGTAGTAGTAATTTTGTTGAATTTGGGACTAAATTATTTATGACTAAACAAATAGGTTATGAAAGTTTAAAAATTAATTATTATATTGCTAAAAATATAGATGAATGGGAGGAAATATTTAATAATAATAGTGATAAGATAACAAAATGTATTGCCTTTTCTTTAAATAAAGATAAGATAAAAAACTTTAAAAAAGAATTAGATAGTATAGATGAAGTAGTTTATTTTGGAGCAGGAGCACACAGTATAGAAATCAATCATAGAGGTGTATCTAAAGGAAATGCAGTAAAAGAATTGGCTAAGTATTATGGATTTAATAAAGATGAAATAATGTGTATTGGAGATAATGAAAATGATTTGTCTATGATACAGTATGCAGGATTAGGAATAGCAATGGGAAATGCAATAGAAGCAGTTAAAAAGGCAGCAGATTATATAACAGATACAAATAAAAGACACGGTGTAGCTAAAGCTATAAAAAAATTTGTTTTAAAAAAATAA